tgaaggaaaaaacttgtccactgtccgttgcttctgccttttttgtaaaactcttgggtaatacgacatcacattatcattgaacatgtttaggctgcTATTGCCTAttgcactgttagggaaagacttttctacagacttttctttggagccatgattgaggattatcttattaaaaataaagcacaaaaatcactaaataagaaggatgcgcacagataaggaacgactgatcgtaactgtgtctctagcgcgaatgatgacatgctggtcggtcacgtgtggttcacgtggctgttcgttatccgaaattttgttcgctatccgagacaaacttttaacgaaatttttgttcgttaaccgaaatattcgctatccgaggcgttcgctaaccgaggttccactgtagttcCTACAACACAGTCAGTAATTTATCAATGGTTATAGCAATAATGATTGAACAAAGTAAGCAGTGGTGTGAAGAAAGAAACCACCATGACTCAAGTTTTGCAAAACTGCAAATGATGTTAGTCCCGTGCTATCACCATTGATGTTCTACAACATTTTAGTGTTGCTGGCATCAGATTGTTAGAAATGGCTTGCATAGTTGTAAACTGCATCAGTATTAGGACTCATCAAACTACCTTCTAGACTACAAAGttttcagctttgtttttatcagcactaccaccacaaccatcaccatcaccttcaatagtggggggggggaggtatcACATTTGGCAGTTATCTTTTTACAGCATGGATGGTCACACTGAAGTTGGGTCAAGCTCACAAGCAGATGACACTTATAGCATTCAAAGTGAAGAGCAGTCCAGAGCAAGAGACCTTGCTGAGTCAGAGGACAGTGCACAGAAAAATGATATGCTTCAGCAAGCCATGAAAAATGGGTCTGAAGACTTGCATGAACTTGCTGAAAATACCACCTTTATGCTGAAGGTAAGTGTTTAACCTTCTAACAGGGTAGCTCAAGGATTTATTCAGCATGCTACATCAGTTTGGGATATGAGAAAGTGGAGGATATTTTACTCCTAAACTCACTTTCACTTTTATAAAGGTTCTAGAGAACTCAGCTTAAAAGAGAATAATAAGGATGAGAGAAAAGCCAGTTCATTGTTAATGGATAACAGGATGCTGTGGAGTGAACAGAAGTGTGCAGTTCTAAAAAGTTTCAATTTATTCTGTATTGTTAAATAACAAGATAACCGCCTCATATAACTGTATGAttgaaaagaaaaccatttCAGTTCATTTACTAATATTAGTTACTGATTCCTGGTAATCTTTGTTCTTGGTTGGTTTGAGATGATTACCATTGGTCCTCTAAAACTGAAATaacattatacatttttttcatttttttttttttaagaaatgtgtttCACTTTGCAATGTAATGTTTCCTTTGCTAGGTCATTGGTGGTGGCATAACTCGCCAGTCATACTCACTTTTCCTCGCTGATCTTTACCATATCTACTTAGCTATGGAAGAGGAGgtagagagaaataaacaacatCCAATTCTGGGGGCTGTCTACTTCCCAGTCCAGCTAAACCGCAAGCAGGCCATTGAAAAGGATCTGGAATTTTTCCTTGGCACAGAGTGGGCAAGAAAGGCCAAGTGTACTTTTGCTGCACACAAATACGTGGAGCGCATCCGGTATCTAGGGAGGACTGACCCTGCAGCTCTCGTTGCTCATTGCTATGGCCGGTATCTAGGGGATCTTTCTGGTGGCCAAATCCTTCGCTACAAGCTCAGCAAGCACCTGAATCTCAAATTGAATGATAAGGACAACAGCGATGAGAACAACGTTGGGCTTATGTTTTACAGGTTTGAAAATatccaaaacttaaaaaagttcaaagattTCTACTCTGGCCGTTTAAACAGTCTGAGTTTGGACACGGAGACATTTCAGAAAATTGTGGATGAAACACGAGTAATGTATCAGCTCAACATAGACCTGTTCACGGAGATGGACATTTTAGCTGAGATTATTCCAGGAggctacagcagcagcaagctgGGTACAGATCAGGATGGCTCTCACAATTCTAACGGAAATGTAGATGGCAGTAGCAATGTTACAGCCTTAATTAAGGCCTTGAAGCCATCATCTTTGTCACTGCAATGCATTGAAAAGGTTTTGCTGGTGTCCATTGGGGCTTTGTTTGCTGCTGCCCTCATGAGTTTTATGTCTAGTAAATGAAAAATCATTTGCTGGCGATGTGGAATCTGGTTTGAAGCCTGTCTGCTGAAATCAGCCTTCCTGTAAGACTACGCACAATGGTTTAGTCAcatgatatttttctttgatattatCTTTGTCTCTTTGGATAGGATGCTTGGAAACTCTGACGAGATTTATTGTTTGATATTATCTTCTGCTGTTAATCAGTCGACCACAGGCTaccaaattttctttattactttatattgTGACTTGAATATCCAGCAATATCTAGCTATCAATAATGATATAATAATTATATCAACTCTCCAATACCGACAATGATTCAATATTCATTTTGACAAGAGTAGCAAACATCATCATACATTAACGGGGTATTGAGCATACTTCACATGATACAGCTTCGGTTGTTGACCTTCTTATCTGTAAACACGTGTGTATAAACTATGCTAGCTGTCTTGTTCTTCTTGCATTAGCGCATGACAGGGCTTGaacaaaatattgttcttcATTATGTTGTgtgatataataaaaatatccagTCTGCTAGATTACTTTTGTGATTCGGATGAACTTTGTGATCTATGTATATTCTTATCACTGAAGGTCGTAAGTAGAATCCAGACCATCTTCCAGTTTCACCatggacgtgtagaggtggactgctgtctgtctgccgagaccaacgctcagcctcttgcgaagtgatccgctgttagtctcggggagccataacaaagaatgtgaataaaccggaagctttgtcgtctaatgcctcgttttggCAGTTAACTGgacaaaatcgtctgccagcagtccagggatattagctCGTGGTTGCACTGATGGTAAGCGCGACGCGAGCGAAAAGAGCTGATGCACGTGCACATGGAAAGcgtgtagaaaacaaaatagcatgggagaggttaaaaaaaacctcacatATTTTTAGCTGCATTGGTAACCCCCAGAAAAACCACTAACTCGTGCAGTTTGTGAAATAGGGCTTTTCTGTGAATTGCATTGTGTCAGCTACGACATGCACGAACAAACGAATCgtaaaaaagatggaaaatggTTTGACCACGAGTGTGTAGAGGCAAAGAAACTCACTAAGTGTCACTTACTCAATATATCGGAGATATAACGTGGTGGTAAGACCAGGATGAGAGAATAACCAAAGAGAAAACgaaacatttgtaaagcagAGTGATTCACAACAAATTAACAGCCCAGTGCTGTTCTGGACAGAAATCAACTCGCGTTTAAACAAGAAAGGCGGGGAAATAGCTTGTGAAAGAATTACTGAAGATGAATGGATGAACCATTTTATAGAAGTGTTTAAGTCGTATACCGTGTGTTCTGATGCTGACCAACTGCCTGGAGGTGAAACTATTTGCGGAGACGAGGTACGTTCAGCAATCAGGGCCTGAGATCAGGTAAGGCATGTGATGTAGATAACATTTTGGCAGAAACGTTGAAGGTCGCAGCAGAACATGTACTGGGCTTTTTGACTAAATACTTCAATAATGTGGGAAAGAAGTCCCCCCCCAATAACTAAAGAGGAATCTTGCTAGTGTGGGTAGTAAATGTTATACTTCGACTCTGAATACTAGTCACTAGATTATATGACTGGCTAGAAGAAAATCAGATTATAAGAGAATCACAAGCAGGATTTACAAAGGGATACCAACAACTGACCACACTTTCGCTACATGCTATTATCCAGAAGTACCTTAGCAAACCCGCTATGCTTTATGCATGCTTTGTGGATTTAAAGATGGCCTTAGGTTTAGTCCAACACGCAACCCTGAGAGCATCCGGAAGCTTTATCGGAGCAGTAGTGGCGATGAATGACTCTCTGAAGACACACACTTCGAAAAATACTTAACTTGCAGTTTTTTCATTGTCCCCACAACCTCTGACAAGGATGTGTAGTTAGCCCAACATTATTCTCAATTATCATAAATGAAATAGCCGATACGTTATCTGCAAAAGGTATACATGGTAGACAACTTTGCCCTGGTTTAGTTCAATTGTTCATTCTCACGTTTGCTTTTATCAAAAACACCAGCTGGGCTC
This sequence is a window from Pomacea canaliculata isolate SZHN2017 linkage group LG5, ASM307304v1, whole genome shotgun sequence. Protein-coding genes within it:
- the LOC112563526 gene encoding heme oxygenase 1-like is translated as MDGHTEVGSSSQADDTYSIQSEEQSRARDLAESEDSAQKNDMLQQAMKNGSEDLHELAENTTFMLKVIGGGITRQSYSLFLADLYHIYLAMEEEVERNKQHPILGAVYFPVQLNRKQAIEKDLEFFLGTEWARKAKCTFAAHKYVERIRYLGRTDPAALVAHCYGRYLGDLSGGQILRYKLSKHLNLKLNDKDNSDENNVGLMFYRFENIQNLKKFKDFYSGRLNSLSLDTETFQKIVDETRVMYQLNIDLFTEMDILAEIIPGGYSSSKLGTDQDGSHNSNGNVDGSSNVTALIKALKPSSLSLQCIEKVLLVSIGALFAAALMSFMSSK